Proteins encoded together in one Impatiens glandulifera chromosome 1, dImpGla2.1, whole genome shotgun sequence window:
- the LOC124919703 gene encoding squamosa promoter-binding-like protein 7 isoform X1, whose translation MNTPPPSQPLNLSEMESIIDEPSLTNSLWDWNDLLDFNLDDQLNISIVSDILPQVNDQLPDDLPSNSQSAGSIDDPGRVRKRDPRLTCSNYLAGLIPCACPELDAKLDEEAAVLPGKKRARTSRQSQGLVRCQVPGCEVDISELKGYHKRHRVCLRCANASSVVLDGQNKRYCQQCGKFHILSDFDEGKRSCRRKLERHNNRRRRKSTDGKGAAERESQGTTASAEDANCDDENAKESTSLSGQTSEKEPLLDSDEGHVTIGSDPVSNNVQSNTVTTFQAQGDANAVEDKDEPKCLNSPSCLDTKSAYSSMCPTGRISFKLYDWNPAEFPRRLRHQIFQWLSSMPVELEGYIRPGCTILTIFIAMPKLMWFKILQDPILSLSNLIDVPSSMLGGRDGMLVYLDDMVFRISKDGMSFVQIKLEKQVPKLHYVHPTCFEAGQPMDFVACGSNLFQPKFRFNVSFAGKYMAHKYWFTPLYTCTQGHSDFDHQFVRIHIPHTQPNSFGPAFIEVENESGLSNFIPIVIASKEICSEMKKMEQVFETSETFKGSNLLATSCPSSDSCDASSAIRRASFSQFVADAAWLLKDPSLQDSEQTLASSQIVRFNGLLDFLLSQQPPILLERVLYNIQILLDSAKLNGVGTTISDNDMRLLQRNVDTAREILSLNHPHQYAGPVQYQQEMETTKFEDSNGTTPLLNKEVVMSVNFVKEQHRKSCSSVLLTEKSFGSRPFVFLVAAAVVCFSICAVVLHPQKVGRIAVTIRRCLFENS comes from the exons ATGAACACTCCCCCTCCTTCACAACCTCTCAACCTCTCAGAAATGGAATCAATCATTGATGAACCCTCGTTGACTAATTCTCTTTGGGATTGGAACGATTTACTTGATTTCAACCTTGATGATCAATTGAACATCTCTATTGTCTCCGATATTCTTCCTCAGGTAAATGATCAATTGCCTGATGATCTTCCTTCCAATAGTCAGTCTGCTGGATCTATTGATGATCCTGGGAGGGTTCGGAAGCGTGACCCCAGGTTGACTTGTTCGAATTATTTGGCGGGTTTGATTCCATGTGCTTGTCCGGAGCTTGATGCCAAACTTGATGAAGAAGCGGCTGTTTTACCGGGGAAGAAACGGGCGCGGACTTCGAGACAGTCGCAAGGATTGGTTAGATGTCAGGTTCCTGGATGTGAAGTGGATATTAGTGAGCTTAAAGGGTACCATAAACGTCACCGTGTTTGTCTGCGATGTGCGAATGCTTCTTCTGTTGTTTTGGATGGACAGAACAAGAGATACTGTCAACAATGCGGAAA GTTCCACATCTTGTCAGATTTTGATGAAGGGAAACGCAGCTGTCGAAGAAAGCTTGAACGCCACAACAATAGACGTCGTCGGAAATCCACTGATGGAAAAGGTGCAGCTGAAAGAGAATCCCAAGGGACTACTGCCTCTGCAGAAGATGCTAACTgtgatgatgagaatgcaaaaG AAAGCACATCCTTGAGCGGCCAAACATCCGAGAAGGAACCTTTACTGGACTCAGATGAAGGGCATGTTACAATAGGTTCAGATCCTGTTTCCAATAATGTTCAGAGTAATACCGTTACAACATTCCAGGCACAAGGTGATGCGAATGCTGTTGAAGATAAAGATGAACCAAAATGCTTAAATTCTCCGTCCTGTCTTGACACGAAAAGTGCTTACTCTTCAATG TGCCCAACTGGTCGGATCTCATTCAAGCTATACGATTGGAATCCTGCAGAATTTCCAAGAAGACTTCGGCATCAA ATCTTTCAATGGTTGTCTAGCATGCCAGTTGAATTAGAAGGGTACATCCGTCCTGGATGTACAATCTTGACGATTTTCATTGCGATGCCAAAATTAATGTGGTTTAAG ATTCTTCAAGATCCCATTTTATCCCTAAGCAACCTTATTGATGTACCGAGTAGCATGCTAGGTGGAAGAGATGGCATGCTTGTTTATCTAGATGACATGGTTTTTCGAATTTCTAAAG ATGGGATGTCTTTTGTGCAAATCAAGCTGGAGAAACAGGTGCCAAAGCTTCACTATGTTCATCCAACATGTTTTGAGGCTGGACAGCCGATGGACTTTGTAGCTTGTGGAAGTAATCTATTTCAACCAAAATTTCG GTTTAATGTTTCTTTTGCTGGGAAATATATGGCCCACAAATACTGGTTTACCCCACTTTATACTTGCACCCAAGGGCATTCTGATTTTGATCATCAGTTTGTGAGAATACATATCCCTCATACCCAGCCAAACAGTTTTGGTCCTGCATTTATTGag GTTGAGAATGAATCTGGATTATCCAACTTCATTCCAATTGTAATTGCTAGCAAAGAAATTTGTTCCGAGATGAAGAAAATGGAGCAAGTATTTGAAACTTCTGAAACTTTCAAGGGATCAAATTTGTTGGCAACTAGTTGCCCATCATCTGATTCATGCGATGCTTCTTCAGCTATAAGACGAGCATCGTTTTCCCAATTTGTTGCAGATGCAGCTTGGTTACTCAAAGATCCATCCCTGCAAGATTCAGAACAGACATTAGCTTCGTCTCAAATAGTAAGATTCAACGGTTTGTTAGATTTTCTACTAAGCCAGCAGCCCCCAATTTTGCTGGAGAGAGTGCTGTACAACATACAGATTCTATTAGATTCGGCAAAGCTGAACGGTGTGGGCACCACAATTTCTGATAATGATATGAGACTACTTCAGCGAAACGTAGACACTGCTAGAGAGATCCTATCTCTGAATCATCCTCATCAATATGCTGGCCCTGTTCAATATCAG CAGGAAATGGAGACAACAAAGTTTGAAGATAGCAATGGGACAACTCCGCTTTTGAATAAGGAGGTTGTAATGAGTGTGAACTTTGTGAAGGAGCAACATAGGAAATCCTGCAGCAGTGTATTACTTACAGAAAAGTCCTTTGGTTCACGTCCATTTGTATTTTTAGTTGCTGCAGCTGTAGTTTGCTTTAGTATATGTGCTGTGGTTCTTCATCCCCAGAAAGTAGGCAGAATTGCAGTAACCATCCGCAGATGCCTGTTTGAAAATTCCTAG
- the LOC124919703 gene encoding squamosa promoter-binding-like protein 7 isoform X2: protein MNTPPPSQPLNLSEMESIIDEPSLTNSLWDWNDLLDFNLDDQLNISIVSDILPQVNDQLPDDLPSNSQSAGSIDDPGRVRKRDPRLTCSNYLAGLIPCACPELDAKLDEEAAVLPGKKRARTSRQSQGLVRCQVPGCEVDISELKGYHKRHRVCLRCANASSVVLDGQNKRYCQQCGKFHILSDFDEGKRSCRRKLERHNNRRRRKSTDGKGAAERESQGTTASAEDANCDDENAKESTSLSGQTSEKEPLLDSDEGHVTIGSDPVSNNVQSNTVTTFQAQGDANAVEDKDEPKCLNSPSCLDTKSAYSSMCPTGRISFKLYDWNPAEFPRRLRHQIFQWLSSMPVELEGYIRPGCTILTIFIAMPKLMWFKILQDPILSLSNLIDVPSSMLGGRDGMLVYLDDMVFRISKDGMSFVQIKLEKQVPKLHYVHPTCFEAGQPMDFVACGSNLFQPKFRFNVSFAGKYMAHKYWFTPLYTCTQGHSDFDHQFVRIHIPHTQPNSFGPAFIEVENESGLSNFIPIVIASKEICSEMKKMEQVFETSETFKGSNLLATSCPSSDSCDASSAIRRASFSQFVADAAWLLKDPSLQDSEQTLASSQIVRFNGLLDFLLSQQPPILLERVLYNIQILLDSAKLNGVGTTISDNDMRLLQRNVDTAREILSLNHPHQYAGPVQYQEMETTKFEDSNGTTPLLNKEVVMSVNFVKEQHRKSCSSVLLTEKSFGSRPFVFLVAAAVVCFSICAVVLHPQKVGRIAVTIRRCLFENS from the exons ATGAACACTCCCCCTCCTTCACAACCTCTCAACCTCTCAGAAATGGAATCAATCATTGATGAACCCTCGTTGACTAATTCTCTTTGGGATTGGAACGATTTACTTGATTTCAACCTTGATGATCAATTGAACATCTCTATTGTCTCCGATATTCTTCCTCAGGTAAATGATCAATTGCCTGATGATCTTCCTTCCAATAGTCAGTCTGCTGGATCTATTGATGATCCTGGGAGGGTTCGGAAGCGTGACCCCAGGTTGACTTGTTCGAATTATTTGGCGGGTTTGATTCCATGTGCTTGTCCGGAGCTTGATGCCAAACTTGATGAAGAAGCGGCTGTTTTACCGGGGAAGAAACGGGCGCGGACTTCGAGACAGTCGCAAGGATTGGTTAGATGTCAGGTTCCTGGATGTGAAGTGGATATTAGTGAGCTTAAAGGGTACCATAAACGTCACCGTGTTTGTCTGCGATGTGCGAATGCTTCTTCTGTTGTTTTGGATGGACAGAACAAGAGATACTGTCAACAATGCGGAAA GTTCCACATCTTGTCAGATTTTGATGAAGGGAAACGCAGCTGTCGAAGAAAGCTTGAACGCCACAACAATAGACGTCGTCGGAAATCCACTGATGGAAAAGGTGCAGCTGAAAGAGAATCCCAAGGGACTACTGCCTCTGCAGAAGATGCTAACTgtgatgatgagaatgcaaaaG AAAGCACATCCTTGAGCGGCCAAACATCCGAGAAGGAACCTTTACTGGACTCAGATGAAGGGCATGTTACAATAGGTTCAGATCCTGTTTCCAATAATGTTCAGAGTAATACCGTTACAACATTCCAGGCACAAGGTGATGCGAATGCTGTTGAAGATAAAGATGAACCAAAATGCTTAAATTCTCCGTCCTGTCTTGACACGAAAAGTGCTTACTCTTCAATG TGCCCAACTGGTCGGATCTCATTCAAGCTATACGATTGGAATCCTGCAGAATTTCCAAGAAGACTTCGGCATCAA ATCTTTCAATGGTTGTCTAGCATGCCAGTTGAATTAGAAGGGTACATCCGTCCTGGATGTACAATCTTGACGATTTTCATTGCGATGCCAAAATTAATGTGGTTTAAG ATTCTTCAAGATCCCATTTTATCCCTAAGCAACCTTATTGATGTACCGAGTAGCATGCTAGGTGGAAGAGATGGCATGCTTGTTTATCTAGATGACATGGTTTTTCGAATTTCTAAAG ATGGGATGTCTTTTGTGCAAATCAAGCTGGAGAAACAGGTGCCAAAGCTTCACTATGTTCATCCAACATGTTTTGAGGCTGGACAGCCGATGGACTTTGTAGCTTGTGGAAGTAATCTATTTCAACCAAAATTTCG GTTTAATGTTTCTTTTGCTGGGAAATATATGGCCCACAAATACTGGTTTACCCCACTTTATACTTGCACCCAAGGGCATTCTGATTTTGATCATCAGTTTGTGAGAATACATATCCCTCATACCCAGCCAAACAGTTTTGGTCCTGCATTTATTGag GTTGAGAATGAATCTGGATTATCCAACTTCATTCCAATTGTAATTGCTAGCAAAGAAATTTGTTCCGAGATGAAGAAAATGGAGCAAGTATTTGAAACTTCTGAAACTTTCAAGGGATCAAATTTGTTGGCAACTAGTTGCCCATCATCTGATTCATGCGATGCTTCTTCAGCTATAAGACGAGCATCGTTTTCCCAATTTGTTGCAGATGCAGCTTGGTTACTCAAAGATCCATCCCTGCAAGATTCAGAACAGACATTAGCTTCGTCTCAAATAGTAAGATTCAACGGTTTGTTAGATTTTCTACTAAGCCAGCAGCCCCCAATTTTGCTGGAGAGAGTGCTGTACAACATACAGATTCTATTAGATTCGGCAAAGCTGAACGGTGTGGGCACCACAATTTCTGATAATGATATGAGACTACTTCAGCGAAACGTAGACACTGCTAGAGAGATCCTATCTCTGAATCATCCTCATCAATATGCTGGCCCTGTTCAATATCAG GAAATGGAGACAACAAAGTTTGAAGATAGCAATGGGACAACTCCGCTTTTGAATAAGGAGGTTGTAATGAGTGTGAACTTTGTGAAGGAGCAACATAGGAAATCCTGCAGCAGTGTATTACTTACAGAAAAGTCCTTTGGTTCACGTCCATTTGTATTTTTAGTTGCTGCAGCTGTAGTTTGCTTTAGTATATGTGCTGTGGTTCTTCATCCCCAGAAAGTAGGCAGAATTGCAGTAACCATCCGCAGATGCCTGTTTGAAAATTCCTAG
- the LOC124920616 gene encoding sugar transporter ERD6-like 16 has protein sequence MAGIVEQINDLENGFNHSQDLEKPLINDHHHQQQQPKKKVIISYTEGEEISSEDEDNNGSSIGMVLLSTAVAVCGSFEFGTCVGYSAPTQSAIRNDLHLSLAEFSMFGSILTIGAMIGAITSGHISDLIGRKGAMRLSSSFCIAGWLAVYFSMGPVFLDVGRFLTGYGIGIFSYVVPIFIAEIAPKNLRGGLATLNQLLIVLGSSVVFLLGTVLNWRQLALIGLLPCIFQFVGLFFIPESPRWLVKVGLNKEFEVSLQKLRGKDADTTREKNEIQAYIKCLESLPKARILDLFEKKYLRAVIIGVGLMVFQQFVGINGIGFYFIETLAAAGLSGKMGTISFALIQIPITMIGAVLMDKSGRKPLLIVSASGLFVGCLMAAASFFFKGQSLYLEWTPFLAVAGILIYVASFSIGMGAVPWVIMSEIFPIHIKGVAGSLVVLVNWLGAWIVSYTFNFLMTWDSTGTFLIYAAFCVLTVLFVARVVPETKGKTLEEIENSMK, from the exons ATGGCCGGAATAGTAGAGCAAATCAACGACCTAGAAAATGGGTTTAATCATAGCCAAGATTTGGAGAAGCCATTGATcaatgatcatcatcatcagcagCAGCAGCCGAAGAAGAAGGTTATAATTTCGTATACTGAAGGTGAAGAAATCAGTAGCGAGGATGAAGACAACAATGGGTCCTCCATTGGAATGGTTTTGCTCAGTACAGCTGTTGCAGTCTGTGGCTCCTTTGAGTTTGGAACATGC GTTGGCTATTCAGCACCCACTCAATCAGCTATTAGGAATGATCTTCATCTTTCTCTGGCAGAG TTTTCCATGTTTGGTTCTATATTGACAATTGGTGCCATGATTGGAGCTATTACTAGTGGTCATATTTCAGATTTAATCGGTCGAAAAGGG GCAATGAGATTGTCTTCTTCTTTCTGCATTGCGGGATGGCTGGCTGTGTATTTCTCAATG GGACCTGTGTTTCTCGATGTTGGAAGGTTCCTTACTGGATACGGGATTGGGATTTTCTCCTATGTG gtTCCAATTTTCATTGCTGAAATAGCACCCAAAAATCTTCGAGGTGGACTTGCAACTTTGAATCAG CTTCTGATTGTTCTTGGTTCATCAGTTGTGTTCTTGTTGGGAACTGTTTTAAATTGGAGGCAGTTGGCTTTAATAG GACTTCTTCCATGCATTTTCCAGTTTGTGGGTTTATTCTTCATACCCGAGTCTCCAAGATGGCTG GTGAAGGTTGGCCTTAATAAGGAATTCGAAGTTTCTCTTCAAAAACTTCGTGGAAAAGATGCAGATACTACTCGtgagaaaaatgaaattcaG GCATATATCAAATGTCTAGAAAGTCTTCCAAAAGCTAGAATACTGGATCTGTTTGAGAAGAAGTATTTACGGGCTGTGATT ATTGGTGTAGGCTTAATGGTTTTCCAACAATTTGTTGGTATTAATGGAATAGGATTCTATTTCATCGAGACATTGGCAGCTGCTG GGTTATCGGGCAAAATGGGAACCATATCGTTTGCCTTAATTCag ATTCCGATAACAATGATTGGAGCAGTATTAATGGACAAGTCAGGAAGAAAACCTCTTCTCATT GTGTCTGCTTCTGGATTATTCGTCGGTTGTCTCATGGCTGCagcttctttcttcttcaag GGCCAAAGTTTATATCTTGAATGGACTCCATTTTTGGCTGTCGCGGGAATATTG ATCTATGTAGCTTCATTCTCAATTGGAATGGGAGCTGTTCCTTGGGTAATTATGTCTGAG aTCTTCCCGATACACATTAAGGGTGTCGCGGGGAGTTTGGTGGTGTTGGTGAATTGGCTCGGTGCTTGGATAGTCTCATACACGTTCAATTTTCTCATGACTTGGGATTCCACAG GAACATTTTTGATCTACGCGGCATTTTGCGTGTTGACTGTGCTTTTCGTGGCGAGAGTAGTTCCCGAGACCAAAGGAAAGACTTTAGAGGAAATCGAGAATTCAATGAAATAG